Proteins from a genomic interval of Stomatohabitans albus:
- a CDS encoding metal ABC transporter permease, with product MGFITAVALLAIVSGLTCALPGTFLVLRHQSMLVEAMSHTVLPGIVIGVLISGSTYSPIMIVTATSMGIIVVLGAHWIQKTGLVVGDANQGLIFPVLFAIGVLILSTTLSQVHISEETVLAGDINLMALEPERIILNGIDIGPRMMWIMLSVFLSGAALMAIAYPVLKISTFDPVLAESMGLPVKIVDFVLMIWTSLTVVVAFNTVGAILVVALMIVPPATALLVAKTLPHMLAISLGLASITALIGFYIALQFDLGTASTMATFNGIVFLAFFIFLKRRRQNVIDEGHHEPKGMAVHAH from the coding sequence ATGGGATTTATCACGGCTGTCGCCTTACTCGCCATCGTCAGTGGACTCACATGCGCCCTGCCAGGCACATTCTTGGTCCTCCGTCATCAATCAATGCTTGTTGAAGCGATGTCTCATACCGTGCTGCCTGGCATTGTTATTGGGGTATTGATTAGTGGATCAACCTATTCACCGATCATGATTGTGACTGCCACATCTATGGGAATCATTGTGGTGCTCGGTGCACACTGGATCCAAAAAACTGGACTCGTTGTAGGCGATGCGAACCAGGGCTTGATTTTCCCGGTGCTCTTTGCCATTGGCGTCTTGATCCTATCGACCACACTTTCTCAAGTTCATATCAGTGAAGAAACGGTACTAGCTGGTGATATCAATTTGATGGCACTTGAACCAGAGCGCATCATTCTTAACGGGATAGATATAGGCCCACGGATGATGTGGATTATGCTGAGTGTCTTTTTGAGCGGCGCAGCGCTCATGGCGATTGCCTATCCCGTACTCAAAATCTCAACCTTCGATCCGGTCTTGGCAGAATCCATGGGTTTACCCGTCAAGATCGTTGATTTCGTATTGATGATTTGGACAAGCCTCACTGTTGTAGTTGCGTTTAATACGGTGGGCGCCATCTTGGTTGTGGCATTAATGATTGTGCCACCAGCAACTGCACTCTTAGTTGCGAAAACACTGCCACACATGCTTGCCATTTCACTCGGCCTTGCGTCAATAACAGCGTTGATAGGGTTTTATATTGCACTGCAATTTGACCTTGGTACCGCCTCAACCATGGCGACTTTTAACGGAATTGTTTTTCTGGCCTTCTTTATATTCTTGAAGCGTAGGCGACAAAATGTAATTGATGAGGGCCACCACGAACCAAAGGGCATGGCAGTCCATGCTCACTAG
- a CDS encoding metal ABC transporter permease, whose product MFEVPITDFIFNYTFRTMLIGSMMIGVFSGVLGSFLYLRHQSLVSDVIGHSAILGVTGSFVFATLVLQVNGRSMLTLTIGAVIASTLAVLLANWIAADSRIGIDAAMAICLALFFGGGMIIMRFIIRSNLPKRGGITDYVFGNAATLVNDDLVTIAVFGILALSVTAFAWKEFKLFSFDPIQAEMMGFKASIISPLMLTTITVAVVIGVKAVGLILMIAFAIMPAVAARQWTNHLFSMVSLSGAIGAISAAIGCYLSVNLGSVPTGPVIVVVLSVAVIGSFLFAPRGLVARRSNLGKAVQASQDESATMADEPDSSVNEVPIVVLQGE is encoded by the coding sequence ATGTTTGAAGTCCCCATTACTGATTTTATTTTTAACTACACCTTTAGGACCATGTTGATTGGGTCCATGATGATTGGGGTGTTCTCTGGTGTACTCGGGAGTTTTTTGTACCTCCGTCACCAATCACTCGTCTCAGACGTCATTGGTCACTCTGCGATTTTGGGTGTAACGGGGTCATTTGTCTTTGCGACATTAGTTCTCCAGGTCAATGGCCGTTCGATGTTGACGTTGACCATTGGTGCGGTGATTGCTTCAACTCTCGCAGTCCTGTTAGCAAACTGGATTGCAGCCGATTCGCGTATTGGCATTGATGCTGCGATGGCTATTTGCCTAGCCTTATTCTTCGGTGGCGGCATGATTATCATGCGGTTCATTATTCGATCGAATCTGCCAAAGCGTGGTGGTATCACCGACTACGTCTTTGGTAATGCAGCCACCCTTGTGAATGACGACTTAGTCACTATTGCAGTATTTGGGATATTGGCACTCAGCGTTACTGCATTTGCGTGGAAAGAGTTCAAACTCTTTTCCTTTGATCCTATCCAGGCAGAAATGATGGGGTTTAAAGCCTCAATTATTAGCCCACTAATGCTGACAACCATCACAGTTGCTGTGGTCATTGGGGTGAAGGCGGTCGGGCTGATTCTAATGATTGCCTTTGCGATTATGCCTGCGGTTGCTGCTCGTCAATGGACGAATCATTTGTTTTCGATGGTGTCGCTCTCGGGTGCGATTGGTGCCATCAGCGCCGCCATTGGTTGCTATCTTTCAGTCAATCTCGGTAGCGTACCAACAGGACCCGTCATTGTGGTTGTCCTTTCAGTCGCGGTCATTGGTTCCTTCCTCTTCGCACCGCGGGGTCTTGTGGCTCGCCGATCCAATCTCGGCAAGGCTGTTCAAGCAAGTCAAGATGAATCAGCCACCATGGCTGATGAACCCGATTCGTCAGTGAATGAAGTACCAATCGTCGTACTTCAGGGGGAGTAG
- a CDS encoding ABC transporter ATP-binding protein has product MLQESTCPCAANNLTVAYRDRVVLHDVSIEVPSGAVMGILGPNGAGKSTLLKAIMGLVPCLDGQSIFFGSSLNQSRRRVGYMPQAAEVDWDFPTTVLDVVTMGTYGSLGWWRRPGQKERQRAIDALDQVGIADLADRQISELSGGQKQRTFVARILAQDPDLFFMDEPFAGVDVVSERAIRKVLTQLREAGKTIVIVHHDLSTVREFCTHVTLLNQGRVVASGPLETAFTTEIVQEAYGFKPDMITSTPTPDEGS; this is encoded by the coding sequence ATGTTACAAGAAAGCACCTGCCCATGTGCCGCGAACAACCTGACGGTTGCCTACCGGGATCGGGTGGTGCTCCATGACGTCTCCATCGAGGTTCCCAGCGGTGCCGTAATGGGCATCTTGGGGCCAAATGGAGCGGGAAAGTCGACCTTGCTGAAGGCCATTATGGGGCTAGTGCCCTGCCTTGATGGTCAGTCAATCTTTTTTGGTTCATCCTTGAACCAATCTCGGAGGCGTGTGGGCTATATGCCTCAGGCTGCGGAAGTTGACTGGGACTTTCCAACAACCGTCCTGGACGTTGTCACCATGGGGACCTACGGGTCCCTAGGGTGGTGGCGTCGGCCCGGGCAAAAGGAACGCCAGCGTGCCATTGATGCCCTCGATCAGGTTGGTATCGCTGACCTTGCTGACCGCCAAATTTCAGAACTCTCTGGCGGCCAGAAACAACGTACCTTCGTGGCACGAATACTGGCTCAGGATCCTGACTTGTTCTTTATGGATGAACCCTTTGCTGGTGTCGACGTGGTGAGTGAACGGGCAATCCGCAAGGTGCTCACCCAACTTCGTGAGGCTGGGAAAACAATTGTCATTGTTCACCATGACCTCTCAACGGTTCGAGAGTTCTGTACACACGTGACACTCCTGAACCAAGGGCGTGTGGTCGCATCCGGGCCACTCGAGACCGCCTTTACAACTGAGATTGTTCAAGAGGCGTATGGCTTTAAACCAGACATGATTACGTCTACCCCAACCCCTGATGAAGGGTCATAA
- a CDS encoding metal ABC transporter solute-binding protein, Zn/Mn family gives MIERIPPLIPVGKKLLNLAAAATLALSLAACAQSGQSSTSSESADSSETAAATTESASSESTAATTSESGALNVVATTGYLGDAVRQIAPDADVTVLVGPGGDPHTQELTTQDTEKLNSADVVVWTSHDMEHKMRDQLDKLGEKQVAAAEAIPETDLLPWEEDGKVEGFDPHVWNSPDNWKIVVDATAKKLGEIDTANASTYEANAKAYNEKIDMAKEEAGKVLEAIPAERRILITGHDAFNYFGKTYNIEIHATDFVSSESEISAADLDELAGLIAEKKIPVIFQDNLKNPDAINHLKEAVRAKGGEVEVSDKELFADSLGEESPLNTYLGVFEYNAKTIADALGQS, from the coding sequence ATGATTGAAAGGATTCCTCCCTTGATCCCCGTAGGAAAAAAACTACTGAACCTTGCTGCTGCTGCCACCTTGGCACTGAGCTTGGCTGCCTGTGCCCAAAGTGGCCAGTCAAGCACGTCAAGTGAGTCAGCTGATTCATCTGAAACCGCTGCAGCTACAACCGAAAGTGCCTCGAGCGAGAGCACCGCAGCAACAACCAGTGAGAGCGGCGCACTGAATGTTGTTGCGACGACCGGGTACCTCGGCGATGCAGTGCGTCAAATTGCGCCCGATGCCGATGTGACGGTCCTTGTTGGCCCCGGTGGTGACCCACACACGCAAGAACTTACGACTCAGGACACTGAAAAGTTAAACAGTGCTGACGTCGTCGTGTGGACGAGCCACGACATGGAACACAAGATGCGTGATCAGCTTGACAAACTTGGTGAAAAGCAAGTCGCTGCAGCTGAAGCCATTCCGGAAACAGACCTGTTGCCCTGGGAAGAGGACGGCAAGGTTGAAGGCTTTGACCCGCACGTCTGGAACTCACCTGATAACTGGAAGATTGTAGTTGATGCGACAGCCAAGAAATTAGGCGAAATCGACACGGCAAACGCCTCGACATACGAAGCCAATGCTAAGGCGTACAACGAAAAGATTGATATGGCGAAAGAGGAAGCCGGCAAGGTCTTAGAGGCTATTCCGGCTGAGCGTCGTATTTTGATCACTGGTCACGATGCATTCAACTACTTCGGTAAGACCTACAACATCGAAATTCACGCTACCGACTTCGTGTCTTCTGAATCTGAAATCTCTGCGGCTGACCTCGATGAGTTGGCAGGTCTAATTGCTGAGAAGAAAATTCCTGTCATCTTCCAGGACAATCTTAAGAACCCAGACGCGATCAACCACTTGAAGGAAGCTGTGCGTGCCAAGGGTGGCGAAGTTGAGGTCTCCGACAAGGAACTCTTTGCCGACTCACTTGGTGAGGAATCTCCGCTCAATACGTACCTGGGCGTCTTTGAATACAACGCCAAAACCATTGCCGACGCATTAGGACAAAGCTAA
- the uvrB gene encoding excinuclease ABC subunit UvrB → MALRREGRFELVSEFAPAGDQPQAIQTVVEALNRGESDVTMLGVTGSGKTYTMANIVQAVQRPTLVLAHNKTLAAQLVNEFREFFPNNAVEYFVSYYDYYQPEAYVVSSDTFIEKDSSVNDEIERLRHQATMGLMTRNDVLIVASVSCIYGLGSPELYEQYHLMVHTGMQLEIETAMRRLVELQYSRNDIAHVRGTFRVRGDTLDVISAEGETTWRLEFFGDEVERILKVNPLTGEILGEFDQVNIFPNTHYLSAGESLIRAIHGIEEELEDRLGFFEREQKLLEAQRLRMRTNHDLEMLREIGMCKGIENYSRHLDGRKPGETPFTLLDYFPDDFLVIIDESHVTNPQIGGQQAGDRSRKDTLVEHGFRLPSAIDNRPLSFDEFRHKVNQVVHVSATPGPFELEVSDTVAELVIRPTGLVDPAVEVRPTTGQIDDLIEEIRLRTAANERVLVTTLTKKMAEDLTDYLAKAGIKVRYLHSDIDTVERIEILRELRTGVFDVLVGINLLREGLDLPEVSLVAILDADKEGFLRSTTSLIQTIGRAARNAHGAVIMYADKITDSMRAALDETERRRTLQMAYNEANDITPTTIQKRVGDIIAQTRAEQAGEVYVAIDASNATPRTSIGNKGAAEIQQMIDGLTDEMNAAASELKFELAAKLRDEIGELRSNLRAVLEAQS, encoded by the coding sequence ATGGCATTACGACGTGAAGGCCGCTTTGAATTGGTCAGCGAGTTCGCTCCGGCAGGTGATCAACCTCAAGCTATCCAGACGGTAGTTGAAGCACTGAATCGGGGTGAGTCCGATGTCACGATGCTCGGGGTAACCGGCTCTGGAAAGACCTACACAATGGCCAACATCGTGCAAGCTGTCCAGCGACCCACCCTTGTTTTGGCGCACAATAAAACCCTTGCTGCCCAGCTTGTCAATGAGTTCCGTGAGTTCTTCCCCAATAATGCGGTTGAGTATTTTGTGTCCTATTACGATTACTATCAACCTGAAGCCTATGTGGTGAGTAGCGACACATTCATAGAAAAGGATTCTTCGGTTAATGATGAGATAGAACGTTTGCGCCATCAAGCCACAATGGGACTTATGACGCGCAACGATGTTCTAATCGTTGCCTCCGTTAGCTGTATTTATGGGTTGGGATCTCCTGAACTCTATGAGCAATACCATCTGATGGTGCATACCGGCATGCAACTGGAAATAGAAACGGCGATGCGTCGGTTAGTGGAGTTGCAATATTCCCGCAATGACATCGCCCATGTGCGTGGAACCTTCCGGGTGCGTGGAGACACGTTAGATGTCATTAGTGCTGAAGGTGAAACAACCTGGCGGCTTGAGTTTTTTGGAGATGAAGTTGAACGGATTCTTAAGGTCAACCCACTAACAGGGGAGATTCTTGGAGAGTTCGACCAGGTTAATATTTTCCCCAACACGCACTATCTCTCTGCTGGGGAGAGCCTTATCCGTGCAATACATGGGATAGAAGAAGAGCTCGAAGATCGCTTAGGGTTCTTTGAACGAGAACAAAAATTGTTAGAGGCCCAACGGTTGCGGATGCGAACCAACCATGATTTAGAGATGCTTCGTGAAATTGGGATGTGTAAAGGTATCGAGAATTATTCTCGTCATCTTGATGGACGCAAACCAGGGGAGACACCCTTTACATTACTTGACTATTTTCCAGATGATTTTCTCGTCATCATTGACGAAAGCCACGTAACTAATCCTCAAATTGGTGGGCAGCAAGCCGGTGATAGGAGCCGGAAGGATACGTTGGTCGAACACGGTTTCCGTCTTCCATCAGCAATAGATAATCGACCCTTATCGTTCGATGAGTTTAGACATAAGGTGAATCAAGTTGTCCATGTAAGCGCAACACCTGGACCCTTTGAATTAGAAGTGTCAGACACCGTTGCCGAACTTGTAATTCGCCCAACAGGTTTAGTTGATCCTGCCGTCGAGGTTCGCCCGACAACAGGACAAATTGATGACCTCATCGAAGAAATCCGCCTCCGTACAGCTGCTAATGAACGGGTTTTAGTCACGACATTGACTAAAAAAATGGCTGAAGATCTTACGGACTATCTTGCCAAAGCCGGCATCAAGGTACGGTACTTACACTCTGACATTGACACGGTTGAACGGATTGAGATATTGCGTGAATTACGTACCGGCGTCTTTGATGTGCTTGTCGGTATTAACTTATTACGTGAGGGACTTGACCTTCCAGAGGTGTCATTAGTTGCCATTTTGGATGCGGATAAGGAAGGATTTTTGCGGTCAACGACATCCCTGATCCAAACCATTGGACGTGCGGCTCGCAACGCACATGGCGCGGTCATTATGTATGCGGACAAGATAACGGATTCAATGCGGGCAGCTCTTGATGAAACTGAACGCCGTCGTACCTTGCAGATGGCCTATAACGAAGCGAATGACATCACTCCTACAACCATTCAAAAGCGGGTGGGTGACATCATTGCACAAACTCGGGCTGAACAAGCTGGGGAGGTATATGTTGCTATTGACGCCAGCAATGCCACGCCTCGTACTAGTATCGGAAATAAAGGTGCCGCTGAAATCCAGCAGATGATTGATGGATTAACTGATGAAATGAATGCTGCTGCATCTGAATTAAAGTTTGAGTTGGCTGCCAAACTGAGAGATGAAATTGGTGAGCTCAGATCAAACCTTCGCGCTGTACTGGAAGCTCAATCGTGA
- a CDS encoding chemotaxis protein CheW codes for MQEIIDEFIVETVENLDRLDSLFVSLESDPHNVDILANIFRDVHTIKGTSGFLGFNKLERVAHVGENLLSKLRDGELVLTANRTTVLLHMVDAIREIITSIEQTQGEGNGNYERLVEELTRAVTDDEAAPSKAPATPSAPTPAPVTPPAESSTEPAPVDTDNTASALQSTSPDGTDVAPDGTADSSSDAGTTLDAAGRKPLDQQAIDPSLFMMTPPVSEKVEEPAPQQEQKISRSAADSSIRVDVDLLDDLMNLVGELVLARNQILQYQLDTQDASLQDTSQRLNLITTELQEGVMKTRMQPIGNVFSKFPRVVRDIARDLGKQVDIVMEGRETELDKTIIEAIKDPLTHMVRNSVDHGIEHPEIRSFLGKPISGTLKLRAFHEGGQVNIEIEDDGAGIDPQRIKRIAIEKNVLSASEAQLRSDRELINLIFHPGFSTAEKVTNVSGRGVGMDVVRTSIESIGGSIEVISELNKGSTMRIKIPLTLAIIPALMVESQGERYAIPQVSLVELVRLEEASKDIEMINGTPVYRLRGRLLPLVYLDELLGTSSDAPQQSGNEDGSVNIVVLQAENTNFGLVVETVNDTAEIVVKPLGEVLKEIPVYAGAMVMGDGVVALILDVLGVAQQAGINSKSDALGEVEEPTSTDKEAEPLLLFRLGDDPHALMGRMAVPLRQVARLEEIDASRIEYASGKPVVQYRGHILPLVWLGETLGLGANRQLETVQVIVYERDDNQIGFIVDAISDVVNEVLDIERPSDILGVRGSAVINGIVTDVLDVDAVIAVEAPDLLQSSASA; via the coding sequence ATGCAAGAAATTATTGATGAGTTCATTGTTGAAACGGTTGAAAACCTCGACCGTCTAGACAGCCTTTTTGTAAGCCTTGAAAGCGATCCACACAATGTGGATATTCTGGCCAACATCTTTAGAGATGTTCATACCATTAAAGGAACAAGCGGTTTTCTAGGCTTTAATAAACTGGAGCGAGTCGCTCACGTAGGTGAAAACCTGTTGAGCAAGCTCCGTGATGGTGAACTCGTATTAACCGCAAACCGTACAACCGTACTTTTGCATATGGTTGATGCCATTCGTGAAATCATCACCTCCATCGAACAAACACAGGGTGAAGGCAACGGTAACTACGAACGTTTGGTCGAAGAGCTTACCCGTGCTGTAACTGATGATGAAGCCGCACCATCGAAAGCCCCAGCGACACCATCAGCGCCTACGCCTGCGCCCGTTACTCCCCCAGCTGAATCTTCCACAGAACCGGCACCAGTGGATACGGATAATACTGCGTCTGCTCTCCAATCCACATCTCCTGATGGCACCGACGTGGCACCTGATGGCACTGCTGATTCATCATCTGATGCGGGGACGACATTAGACGCTGCGGGTCGCAAGCCATTGGACCAACAGGCGATTGATCCGTCATTATTTATGATGACCCCTCCGGTCAGCGAGAAGGTTGAAGAGCCTGCTCCTCAACAAGAGCAAAAAATAAGTCGATCTGCGGCAGATTCATCTATCCGTGTTGATGTTGATTTACTTGACGATCTCATGAACCTGGTTGGCGAGCTTGTGCTGGCTCGTAACCAGATTTTGCAGTATCAACTTGATACCCAAGACGCATCCCTTCAAGATACTTCTCAGCGGTTAAACCTGATCACGACTGAGCTGCAAGAGGGGGTAATGAAAACCCGTATGCAGCCAATCGGTAACGTCTTTTCTAAGTTCCCACGTGTGGTCCGTGACATCGCCCGTGACTTGGGCAAACAAGTGGACATTGTGATGGAAGGTCGAGAGACCGAACTTGATAAAACGATTATCGAGGCGATTAAAGACCCCTTGACCCACATGGTTCGCAATTCGGTTGACCATGGCATCGAACACCCAGAAATCCGTTCATTCCTAGGTAAACCCATTTCAGGAACACTGAAACTGCGCGCCTTTCATGAAGGTGGCCAGGTTAATATCGAGATTGAGGATGATGGTGCTGGAATTGATCCTCAACGGATCAAGCGGATTGCAATCGAAAAAAATGTGCTGAGTGCTAGTGAGGCTCAGTTACGTTCAGATCGTGAACTCATTAACCTTATTTTCCATCCAGGGTTCTCTACCGCTGAAAAAGTAACCAACGTATCCGGTCGCGGTGTGGGCATGGACGTGGTTCGTACCTCCATTGAGAGCATTGGTGGATCTATTGAAGTGATCAGTGAGCTCAATAAGGGCTCCACGATGCGCATCAAGATTCCACTGACTCTGGCCATTATTCCCGCTCTGATGGTTGAATCTCAGGGCGAACGATACGCCATTCCTCAAGTATCTCTCGTTGAATTAGTACGTCTTGAAGAAGCGTCTAAAGACATTGAGATGATTAACGGCACTCCGGTTTATCGCTTACGCGGCCGACTCCTCCCCCTGGTCTACCTTGACGAGCTTTTGGGTACATCAAGCGACGCACCTCAACAGTCAGGGAATGAAGATGGCAGCGTCAATATCGTCGTCCTTCAAGCCGAAAACACCAACTTTGGGCTCGTGGTTGAAACGGTTAACGACACTGCGGAAATCGTAGTTAAACCACTGGGTGAAGTACTTAAGGAAATCCCGGTCTATGCCGGTGCAATGGTGATGGGTGATGGTGTCGTTGCCCTCATTCTTGATGTCCTCGGTGTTGCCCAGCAAGCAGGCATCAATAGTAAGAGCGATGCATTAGGGGAAGTTGAAGAACCCACTTCAACTGATAAAGAAGCCGAACCATTACTACTCTTCCGGTTAGGTGACGACCCCCATGCGTTGATGGGTCGGATGGCGGTACCGCTGCGACAGGTCGCTCGTTTAGAAGAGATTGATGCTTCGAGAATCGAATACGCTTCCGGTAAACCAGTCGTCCAATATCGTGGACACATCTTGCCCCTTGTTTGGTTAGGTGAAACGCTTGGATTAGGCGCAAACCGTCAACTCGAGACCGTACAAGTGATTGTCTATGAGCGCGATGACAACCAAATAGGTTTCATTGTTGATGCCATTAGTGATGTCGTCAATGAGGTCCTGGACATCGAACGACCGAGCGACATTCTAGGAGTACGCGGTTCGGCCGTTATTAATGGCATTGTCACCGATGTCCTTGATGTTGACGCAGTCATCGCAGTTGAGGCACCTGACCTTCTCCAGTCATCAGCAAGCGCATAG
- a CDS encoding chemotaxis protein CheW, with protein MAVFTTSETRQLCTFYVDNLYFGIDVLSVQEVIRHQQLSRVPLAPAAVSGLINLRGQIVTAIDLRKRLNLPERNPDEWTDEHPLNVVVHREDAAVSLQVDQIGDVVHVEEDAMESPPATLDPLTAKLTECVYKLPDKLLLVLDIEETLAL; from the coding sequence ATGGCCGTTTTTACTACCTCAGAAACCCGACAACTCTGCACGTTCTATGTGGATAACTTGTATTTCGGGATCGATGTGTTGTCGGTTCAAGAAGTTATTCGTCATCAACAACTCAGTCGTGTGCCGCTTGCACCTGCAGCAGTCAGTGGCCTCATCAATCTTCGTGGTCAGATTGTGACCGCTATCGACCTCAGAAAACGCCTCAACCTTCCAGAGCGAAATCCTGATGAATGGACAGATGAACACCCTTTGAATGTCGTTGTCCATCGAGAAGATGCTGCCGTAAGCCTACAGGTTGACCAGATCGGTGATGTTGTCCACGTTGAAGAAGATGCCATGGAATCTCCACCGGCAACGTTGGACCCACTCACCGCCAAATTGACCGAATGTGTTTACAAACTCCCAGACAAATTGTTACTAGTTCTGGATATTGAAGAAACTCTCGCCCTTTGA